The following coding sequences lie in one Arachis ipaensis cultivar K30076 chromosome B03, Araip1.1, whole genome shotgun sequence genomic window:
- the LOC107633166 gene encoding uncharacterized protein LOC107633166, with protein sequence MTINKALCDLGASINLMPSSLVKKMCIEETKPVQISLELVDKSVICPRSVIENLLVKVDKFIFPADFVVLDSDEDEGDSIILGRPFLATARAIIDVEQGELTLRIHDESVTLNVFPETQLIDEKKDCMETDKENL encoded by the coding sequence ATGACCATCAACAAGGCACTGTGTGACTTAGGGGCTAGTATCAATCTGATGCCTTCTTCTCTAGTGAAAAAGATGTGCATAGAAGAAACGAAACCAGTACAGATATCTTTAGAATTGGTGGACAAGTCAGTGATATGTCCCAGGAGTGTGATTGAGAACCTTCTAGTTAAGGTAGACAAATTTAtattccctgcagattttgtggtcttAGACTCAGATGAAGATGAAGGTGATTCCATTATACTGgggagaccattcttggccactgctagggccattATAGACGTAGAGCAAGGAGAGTTAACCCtcagaatacatgatgaaagcgTCACCCTGAATGTATTTCCAGAAACACAGCTCATTGATGAAAAGAAAGACTGCATGGAAACTGACAAGGAAAACTTGTAG